The Spodoptera frugiperda isolate SF20-4 chromosome 2, AGI-APGP_CSIRO_Sfru_2.0, whole genome shotgun sequence genome includes the window TCATAATTTACTCGGGTCATGAATTGCtttatacctaaaataaaacataaccaCCTGCAGCTGACCTGCTCACTTAGGTATTAGGTAACATGATGATgtcaaacattattataattttattgtcatagTTACTGCTATAGAGGTGCATCAGTCTGAATTAATACAGCATTATATCCTTATAAGCAGGAAACACAAGTTAATACTCACTCGGACAGCTCTCCTGTAGTCTTCAATGTGTGGGTATTTGGCGACCTTAGACACGATCTTCGCTCGCGAAATAAAATATCGTGAAATTTGGTCAAAGAAAGCGGCGGCCTCCGACTCCACCGACTGTATCTCGGCGAGTGTGTCTTCCTGTATTGATACTCCGAAGTTGTTGCCATCTTCAATTTTAGGAATCATGAATGATATCCACATTTTCAGCTGGAACAATGTTAAGTATACAATGAGAGGTCTACAATATTTACTGTGTCATACATCAATGTTGCCTGCAAATTATTTGAAGTTGTAAACAATATCGTTAACTGTCGTATCTCTTGGTTTTGTCAATTAATGTGGATTGCTGACAGCCACCTGCAACAAGCTCTCGGTCACTAGTTTCGACTGGACCTAGACAAAAGCCAAACGTCACCCCTCATACTAGGTGGGCGAAAAAACTGACGTGACGCAAAGGAACGCAAATGCAACAAAAGAACTCAAAATGCAACGAAGGAACGTAAAATGCTAATATTGCACAATATGACGCAACAACAGAAAGAACAGAACTGATTAATACCTGTGACGCAGGTTACGCTACAGCTGTCTACAATGTAGGTAGCCCACCTAGTAGGAACAGCAACCGCTTCACAATCGGCGACAGTTCGCGTTATTCCATTCATTACCCACCTCGAACATTGGGTTAGCCAAAAACCACGCACTAGTAAATAAATGAAGAGATAAAACGCATATTTCTCCCTAGAATTAAACTCACCCAATTTGTGAGGAGCGCAGGGAAAGAAACGTCTTATCATTGGATGCTGGCGTCGCGTCATACGGCGTAGTTTCAATTGGCGACTGACGAGGCGACATACGCAGTGTTTGGGCAGATGTCGATCGCGATTGAGTTCCATTAGGCTTAATAGCATATAATCAGAAAGATCTATACACAGGTTTCCAAATACATGTAGGCATTTGTGTTAATCAGTGATATACAAGTAGGTTGCATCTCCAAATATCAATTACCTAATGGTTATCTCACAAGTGATGATATAGTTGAGTTAAAAGGTAAAAGTTTTTAACATAGGCCACTTTCAAAGCACACCagagtataatttaattttcaattaagcTGCATAGTCATTGCCATTAGTCATAGAACATTTCgtaacacaaataaaaagaaatggacAAAATCAACCTTTAATTTTCTTCTCTTCCTGAATATGATGTAGTGAGATGGTAAACGGTTTCAAAACAACTCCTTCTATTTCTAAGTAGAATACAATTCAACTTGAATGGCAATCACAATACGACTCAATCAAATTGGAAACATTTGAGAGAGGCCTATGCCCAGCTGGACACCACCAGGCTGTGAACTGATGAATTATGTAAGCTTCACCTTCACAAAATGAATCCTCTTGTAGCTTACTTGTGTTCCTTGTCAGTCCTACCATAATGTATCTTTAGAAAATCTTATTGCATTCCcaactttttattaataaaacaacttaCCAAGTTTGAATCTTCGACCAGTTCCCTAATGTGTGGTTTTACAAGATGAATGAGGTCACTAAGCGGCTTGTTGCATGGCACTGTGCCATTAGGCAGGGCATACACTCGCGTGCCCTCATGAAGAGTTGAGTTGCTTGACACCTCTGATGAGTCCACTCGAGGACGTTTGGCATTTGGCTCATTAGCTGCTGATGCAGGAGGTGGCACTGGAATGTTTAAgtcctgaaataaaaaaagtattgaacaCATTGTCATAAAGAACAAAGGAAGGTAGAGAGTATTGATTAGTTTTGAATAAAGTATGAAGCCATAgccttgtaataataatatagcaaATCAATTCACAACAGATTGTGACAGTTCAAGAATAAAGCTTGTGCAACATGATTTcaataagaatattataaacgtgTTCCAAATTCACATGACGACAGTAGTTATAAGAATGTATAATAGTGTACGTACCTGATGTACATCAGCTAAATCACGATTCTGGAAATTTGATGTTTCTAGAAGTTCGTTCAATTTCACGATTTTCTCTGGAAATCCTTTGATAATCAGGTGCTCGGCCTTCTGCTTGAGAGAATCCTTGTAGTCTTGTACCTGAAAGCATTACACGTGCCGATTAATATGAGCCATCCGACAACAGCCATTATTCGTTGCTACGCCTATGATCCCCCACGGTCGGCTCGGGTCGCACAATCTGTTGAGGTTATGCGCCCTTATAAGCAATACATACAGCTCCCATTGTTACAATTACACGTTCCGGTATATTTTCAACGTTGACCGTAAGAGTAAAGAGAGATTACACTGTAAAACAGTATTATTCAACCGCACTCCTGCAGAAAACTGAGGTCACACACACACTAATCAAAGAACGTTACTCGTGTCAAACAAAGCGATGAACCACGAAAATTTATAATGGCTTTACCTTTTTCGCGACGTCTGTCATTGTGCTAGTGTTAATTTTAATGAgactttaattgaaataaatcccTCTATATGGTTCtaatacaaaatactttattttccaCACAACTTTTTACGCTAACAACTCGtgtatgaatgaatgaagtGATTTGGTTGTAGGTCTCGAAGCGTTCATTCGCCATAGGACAAAACGAgttactaaactaaaaaaaaatacaattacgtCAATACCGATTTCTTTAATGTTTCGCTTTCCTTTGAAGTTATATccattgttttcaatttattacaatatttttactacgTTATGGCAGTGTGACATAAcaacaactttttaattttttctaaaataatatttgtcatGTTTTGGCCTAACCTCACATTTTGAAAAAAGGTGGCAACTGTGGCTAACTTGAATTCCTATGCACTCTGTGGTGAAACCTGACAAAGTTAAACGATTTAATACTTTATAGGCATGAGAACAAAGTTCACAATTGTTACTAATAATGTTTCGCGAACTAGATTTGACAAGTAAAATTAGAACTTTGCAAAACTTGTAAACAAAAACACGCGGTATCGTAAATCGTTTTCCATTGTAacaatttatacataatattgcgattcttaaataataaattttacaaGCAGACTGTATTACTACGAATTTATAATATGACTACCTTTAGAT containing:
- the LOC118268860 gene encoding proteasome activator complex subunit 3 isoform X3 is translated as MGAVQDYKDSLKQKAEHLIIKGFPEKIVKLNELLETSNFQNRDLADVHQDLNIPVPPPASAANEPNAKRPRVDSSEVSSNSTLHEGTRVYALPNGTVPCNKPLSDLIHLVKPHIRELVEDSNLLKMWISFMIPKIEDGNNFGVSIQEDTLAEIQSVESEAAAFFDQISRYFISRAKIVSKVAKYPHIEDYRRAVRELDEKEYLSLWLVMCEIRNRYCSLHDIVIKNLEKIKKPRSSNAESLY
- the LOC118268860 gene encoding proteasome activator complex subunit 3 isoform X1; translation: MDITSKESETLKKSVQDYKDSLKQKAEHLIIKGFPEKIVKLNELLETSNFQNRDLADVHQDLNIPVPPPASAANEPNAKRPRVDSSEVSSNSTLHEGTRVYALPNGTVPCNKPLSDLIHLVKPHIRELVEDSNLLKMWISFMIPKIEDGNNFGVSIQEDTLAEIQSVESEAAAFFDQISRYFISRAKIVSKVAKYPHIEDYRRAVRELDEKEYLSLWLVMCEIRNRYCSLHDIVIKNLEKIKKPRSSNAESLY
- the LOC118268860 gene encoding proteasome activator complex subunit 3 isoform X2, whose protein sequence is MTDVAKKVQDYKDSLKQKAEHLIIKGFPEKIVKLNELLETSNFQNRDLADVHQDLNIPVPPPASAANEPNAKRPRVDSSEVSSNSTLHEGTRVYALPNGTVPCNKPLSDLIHLVKPHIRELVEDSNLLKMWISFMIPKIEDGNNFGVSIQEDTLAEIQSVESEAAAFFDQISRYFISRAKIVSKVAKYPHIEDYRRAVRELDEKEYLSLWLVMCEIRNRYCSLHDIVIKNLEKIKKPRSSNAESLY